From the Vibrio vulnificus CMCP6 genome, one window contains:
- the norR gene encoding nitric oxide reductase transcriptional regulator NorR, whose amino-acid sequence MTSLIAQWLHITQDLNSALTRQARFDTLLTTIRDVLNCDSSALLLFEDQHFKPLAINGLAKEVLGRRFSIEQHPRLEAIARAGDIVRFPSESTLPDPYDGLITNHQGKLHVHSCIGLPLLIDDQLIGAITIDALDPNQFDQLKNQELRFISALAAGGLHTALLLEQLETQASLPRESYAEKRTLSNEIIGNSQGMRTLQDQIDAVANTELSVLVMGETGVGKELVANAIHHRSDRASNNLVYLNCAALPESVAESELFGHIKGAFTGAISHRKGKFEQADGGTLFLDEVGELSLELQAKLLRALQYGDIQRVGDDRHIRVNTRIVAATNRVLHEEVKAGRFRADLYHRLSVFPLHVPPLREREEDVILLAGFFAEQVRGKLGLHSVRLSPSLVAELREYHWPGNVRELEHVIKRAAVLAKARTPQMDIELISQDFDIKTPTSPMMPTVAASQAQHEIHSDIGLKQATDAFQKKLILRALESNQGNWAATARQLELDSGNLHRLAKRLGIK is encoded by the coding sequence ATGACTTCGCTTATCGCCCAGTGGTTGCACATCACTCAGGACCTCAACTCTGCGCTCACACGCCAAGCGCGATTCGATACCCTGCTCACCACCATTCGCGACGTACTCAATTGCGACTCCTCTGCGCTGCTTTTATTTGAAGATCAACACTTTAAGCCGTTAGCAATCAATGGTTTGGCCAAAGAAGTTCTTGGCAGACGCTTCTCCATTGAACAGCATCCTCGCTTGGAAGCCATCGCGCGAGCAGGAGACATTGTGCGCTTTCCCTCTGAAAGCACTTTGCCCGATCCCTACGATGGCCTGATCACCAACCACCAAGGCAAACTCCACGTTCACTCGTGCATTGGTTTACCATTGCTGATTGATGACCAACTGATTGGTGCCATCACCATCGATGCGTTAGACCCAAACCAATTTGATCAGCTAAAAAACCAAGAATTGCGTTTTATCAGTGCGTTGGCCGCCGGTGGCTTGCATACCGCGCTGCTTTTGGAACAGTTGGAAACCCAAGCCAGCTTGCCGCGTGAATCTTACGCCGAGAAGCGCACGCTCAGTAATGAGATCATCGGTAACTCACAGGGGATGAGAACACTGCAAGATCAGATTGATGCGGTCGCCAACACCGAGCTGTCTGTGCTGGTCATGGGCGAAACTGGAGTGGGCAAAGAGCTGGTCGCCAATGCGATTCATCATCGTTCTGACCGAGCGTCAAACAACTTGGTTTACCTCAACTGTGCAGCGCTGCCGGAATCGGTAGCGGAGAGCGAACTTTTTGGTCACATCAAGGGGGCATTTACTGGCGCCATCAGCCACCGCAAAGGGAAATTTGAGCAAGCCGATGGTGGCACGCTGTTCCTCGATGAAGTGGGTGAATTATCGTTAGAGCTACAAGCCAAGCTATTGCGAGCGCTGCAATATGGCGACATTCAACGCGTTGGTGATGATCGTCATATTCGCGTTAATACGCGTATCGTCGCCGCAACCAACCGAGTACTGCATGAGGAAGTCAAAGCGGGGCGTTTCCGTGCTGATCTCTATCACCGGCTCAGTGTCTTTCCGTTGCATGTGCCACCCCTACGCGAGCGCGAAGAGGATGTGATTTTGCTAGCCGGATTTTTTGCTGAACAAGTCCGAGGCAAACTCGGCTTACACAGCGTTCGGCTCTCCCCTTCTCTGGTCGCAGAGCTTAGGGAGTACCACTGGCCGGGCAATGTACGCGAGTTGGAGCATGTCATAAAACGCGCCGCCGTTTTGGCCAAAGCGCGCACGCCGCAAATGGACATCGAACTGATCTCGCAAGATTTCGACATCAAAACGCCGACTTCTCCCATGATGCCAACCGTTGCAGCCTCGCAAGCTCAACACGAAATTCACAGCGACATCGGTTTGAAACAGGCAACCGACGCCTTTCAAAAAAAACTTATCTTACGAGCATTAGAGTCTAACCAAGGCAACTGGGCCGCCACCGCAAGGCAACTAGAGCTCGACAGTGGCAACCTTCATCGTCTAGCCAAGCGATTAGGTATTAAGTAA
- the norV gene encoding anaerobic nitric oxide reductase flavorubredoxin produces MTIHVKNNIHWVGQRDWEVQDFHGTEYKMTKGTSYNSYLIREEKTVLIDTVDHRFSQQFIQNLQMEIDLQSIDFIVINHAEEDHSGALSALMEKIPNTPIYCTEAAIDSIVGHHHHPEWNFKTVKTGDSIDIGNGKQLVFVEAPMLHWPDSMMTYLTGDAVLFSNDAFGQHYCDERLFNDEVDQAELMEQCLRYYSNILTPFSALVTAKIQEVLSFNLPVDMIATSHGIVWRENPTQIIEQYLAWANDYQEDRITIFYDSMSNNTRMMADAIAQGIHDVDPSVAVKVFNVSKQDKNEILANVFRSKGILVGSSTMNNVMMPKIAGMLEEITGLRFKAKKAAAFGSYGWNGGAVDRIHARLTDAGFETAISLKTKWRPDGKAMRECREHGQQIAKLWAVKDKSTLSTPVNAFQSATPIEGIEAQQPLTETTPTADAAHSADCQCMVCTVCNWVYDPAKGEPNQGIEVGTTWADVPDYFLCPECHLGKDVFVEYQG; encoded by the coding sequence ATGACGATTCATGTAAAAAACAATATTCATTGGGTAGGACAACGCGATTGGGAAGTACAAGATTTTCACGGTACAGAATACAAAATGACCAAAGGTACCAGTTACAACAGCTACTTGATTCGTGAAGAAAAGACCGTACTGATTGACACGGTTGATCATCGCTTTAGCCAGCAGTTTATTCAAAACCTGCAAATGGAAATCGATTTGCAAAGCATCGACTTCATTGTGATTAACCATGCTGAAGAAGATCACTCAGGCGCACTTTCGGCGCTGATGGAGAAGATCCCCAACACACCAATTTACTGCACAGAAGCCGCAATTGATTCCATTGTTGGTCATCATCACCACCCTGAATGGAACTTCAAAACGGTCAAAACGGGTGACAGCATTGATATCGGTAATGGCAAGCAATTGGTGTTTGTTGAAGCCCCAATGCTGCATTGGCCAGACAGTATGATGACGTATCTGACTGGCGATGCAGTACTGTTCAGTAACGACGCTTTCGGCCAGCATTACTGCGATGAGCGCTTGTTCAATGACGAAGTGGATCAAGCGGAGTTGATGGAGCAGTGCCTTCGTTACTATTCCAACATCCTGACGCCTTTTAGTGCTTTGGTGACGGCGAAGATTCAGGAAGTGCTGAGCTTTAACCTTCCTGTCGATATGATTGCCACCTCACACGGGATTGTCTGGCGTGAGAATCCAACCCAGATCATCGAGCAATACTTGGCTTGGGCGAATGACTACCAAGAAGACCGCATCACCATCTTCTACGATTCCATGTCGAACAACACACGCATGATGGCCGATGCGATTGCTCAAGGTATTCACGATGTTGACCCGAGTGTTGCCGTGAAAGTATTTAACGTTTCCAAGCAAGATAAGAACGAGATCTTAGCCAATGTGTTCCGTTCCAAAGGGATTCTGGTTGGCTCTTCAACCATGAACAACGTGATGATGCCGAAAATCGCTGGCATGTTAGAAGAGATCACCGGGCTGCGTTTTAAAGCGAAAAAAGCCGCGGCTTTTGGTAGTTATGGCTGGAATGGTGGTGCAGTTGATCGTATCCACGCGCGTTTAACCGATGCAGGGTTTGAGACGGCGATTAGCTTGAAAACCAAGTGGCGTCCGGATGGAAAAGCGATGCGAGAGTGTCGTGAGCATGGTCAGCAGATCGCCAAACTGTGGGCCGTTAAAGATAAATCGACCTTGAGTACGCCTGTAAATGCCTTTCAGTCAGCAACACCAATCGAGGGGATCGAAGCGCAGCAACCGTTAACAGAAACCACGCCAACCGCAGACGCCGCACATTCAGCCGATTGCCAATGCATGGTTTGCACCGTTTGTAATTGGGTGTATGACCCCGCTAAAGGGGAGCCCAATCAAGGCATTGAAGTGGGCACCACTTGGGCCGATGTACCGGATTATTTCCTTTGCCCAGAATGCCATTTAGGCAAAGACGTTTTTGTTGAATACCAAGGGTAA